The Humulus lupulus chromosome 4, drHumLupu1.1, whole genome shotgun sequence genome has a window encoding:
- the LOC133830670 gene encoding uncharacterized protein LOC133830670 has protein sequence MEIYEKNDECLGYDSRWIEKIMNCITSVSFSVLINGDPRGKIAPQRGLRQDDSFIFLNANKSEREKLASVLHEYSKLSGQSMNLDKSELCVGKNTSQERGRELVEAIGVKLVDCHTRYLGMPAFVGKRKKEDFAAIKHKVWTKLKG, from the exons ATGGAAATTTATGAGAAGAATGATGAGTGCCTTGGCTATGACTCCCGGTGGATTGAGAAAATAATGAATTGCATCACTTCAGTTTCCTTCTCGGTCTTAATCAATGGGGACCCTAGAGGCAAAATCGCTCCTCAACGGGGACTGAGACAAG ATGATAGCTTCATATTCCTTAACGCCAACAAGAGTGAAAGAGAGAAACTAGCTTCAGTGTTGCATGAATATTCTAAACTATCGGGGCAGAGTATGAATCTTGATAAATCAGAGCTTTGTGTAGGGAAAAATACTTCTCAAGAAAGGGGCAGAGAACTGGTGGAGGCAATTGGGGTGAAACTTGTCGATTGTCATACTAGATACTTGGGGATGCCTGCCTTTGTAgggaagagaaagaaagaagattTTGCTGCCATTAAACATAAGGTGTGGACCAAGCTCAAAGGTTGA